One Pochonia chlamydosporia 170 chromosome Unknown PCv3seq00018, whole genome shotgun sequence DNA segment encodes these proteins:
- a CDS encoding phosphorylase superfamily, with amino-acid sequence MTAPRPSCREDFEIAIICALPLEYNAVALLFDERWDEYGDTFGKAHRDPNTYTTGRMGKHNVVLALLSGMGKAKVAAAAASMRSSYGDLELVLLVGICGGVPHHGQDEILLGDVVISKRVVQYDFGRKYPDKFLRKDTIEDNLSKHDKNIRNFLALFDTDNGKETLQERTAHFLTQLQAKAEKHQAKYQYPGTAEDKLFESSYRHKHRISPACICSDCHGRMDPICDDALSALCDDLGCDERYLERRDRLQARRQLEQEKKDRAQEPAVHIGAIASGDTVMRSGEDRDRIAKKEGVIAFEMECAGVWEEMPCIVVKSVCDYADCHKNKKWQDFAAATAASASKAILERYIQTDRRRGRVVDEPLVGHFLVPFGRNQTFVGRETILSKLLERICPGTNQDDCQRTAVEGLGGVGKTQIALEAVYRVRNVHPDCSIFWVPAVDANTFENAYRDIGKRMKIQGIDEDKADIKRLVKTALSDDSSGCWLLVVDNADDITLLFGVTRLSDYLPFSRKGSILFTTRNHMTVVKLDIPKSGVLTLAEMSRTEATELLQTNLTSNQTSDIESNMELLDFLTDLPLAIKQASAYMAETGITTARYLHHYRSSDKNMITLLSRDFKDQGRYQTMRNPVATTWLISFDHVSRDKPLAARYLRFLCLLGEKDIPTSLLPPPESELDMDEAIGTLRAYAFITQREGQDSIDMHRLVRLAMQNWLGNEELKSSVTSAIQRLNQAFPFPEHENRDMWMRYLPHAQAALEFREHAEGGKVDASLLYSVAESYSLLGRYQKAEQMHRQSLQVYETVLGKDHPDTLSSINSLANALKNLGKYEEAERMHRQTLQLRQKVLGKDHPRTLDSMNNLANVLRHLGKYEEAEQMHWQTLELRQKVLGKDHPDTLSSMDSLANVLRHLGEYEEAEQMHRQTLELREKVLGKDHPRTLDSMNNLANVLRHLGEYEEAEQMHWQTLELRQKVLGKDHPRTLDSMNNLALVLDNLGKYEEAEQMHRQEWKLTEKVLGKDHPSTLSSMNNLANVLGNLGKYEEAEQMHRQEWKLTEKVLGKDHPDTLGSMYNLANVLGNLGKYEEAEQMHRQEWKLTEKVLGKDHPDTLSSINSLAIVLDNLGKYEEAEQMHRQTLELREEVLGKDHPSTRRSRRNFENCLRAKTSP; translated from the coding sequence ATGACGGCTCCGCGACCTTCCTGCCGCGAAGACTTCGAGATCGCGATCATTTGCGCTTTGCCACTCGAATATAATGCAGTGGCCCTCCTGTTTGACGAGCGCTGGGATGAGTACGGTGACACATTTGGAAAAGCGCATAGAGATCCCAATACCTACACCACTGGCCGCATGGGCAAGCATAACGTCGTGCTGGCTCTCTTGTCTGGTATGGGCAAAGCCAAGGTAGCTGCCGCTGCGGCAAGCATGCGGTCGAGCTATGGGGACTTGGAACTAGTGCTTCTAGTGGGAATCTGTGGCGGCGTGCCGCATCATGGTCAGGATGAGATCTTGCTAGGAGATGTGGTTATCAGCAAGAGAGTTGTTCAGTATGACTTTGGCAGGAAATATCCCGATAAGTTTTTGCGCAAGGATACGATCGAAGATAATCTAAGCAAACACGACAAAAACATTCGCAATTTTCTCGCTCTATTCGACACAGATAACGGCAAAGAGACACTCCAAGAACGGACTGCACACTTTCTCACTCAGTTGCAAGCCAAAGCTGAGAAGCACCAGGCTAAATACCAATATCCCGGGACGGCCGAGGATAAGTTGTTCGAGTCAAGCTATCGACACAAGCACCGCATCTCACCGGCGTGCATCTGCAGCGACTGCCATGGAAGGATGGATCCCATATGCGACGACGCTCTTAGTGCGTTGTGCGATGATTTGGGATGCGACGAAAGATACCTAGAACGCAGAGATCGACTTCAGGCGAGGCGTCAGTTggagcaagaaaagaaggacagGGCGCAAGAGCCAGCCGTCCACATTGGCGCAATTGCATCTGGCGATACAGTAATGAGGTCGGGAGAAGACCGGGACAGGATCGCCAAGAAAGAAGGCGTTATTGCGTTTGAGATGGAATGCGCCGGGGTATGGGAAGAAATGCCATGCATTGTCGTGAAAAGCGTGTGCGATTATGCCGACTGTCATAAGAACAAGAAGTGGCAGGATttcgcagcagcaacagcagcatcggcatcgaAGGCAATTCTAGAACGATACATCCAAACAGACAGACGCCGTGGCCGGGTCGTGGACGAACCGCTGGTAGGCCATTTTTTAGTTCCGTTTGGAAGGAATCAGACCTTCGTTGGCAGGGAAACGATTTTATCAAAGCTTCTGGAAAGAATCTGCCCAGGCACGAACCAGGACGACTGTCAGAGAACCGCCGTCGAAGGCCTCGGTGGCGTCGGTAAGACGCAGATCGCACTGGAGGCTGTCTACCGAGTCCGCAATGTGCACCCTGACTGCTCCATTTTCTGGGTCCCGGCCGTGGACGCAAACACCTTTGAAAACGCTTACCGCGATATCGGCAAACGGATGAAGATTCAGGGTATCGACGAGGACAAGGCTGACATTAAGCGGCTTGTTAAAACTGCGCTAAGTGACGATAGTAGTGGCTGCTGGCTCTTGGTAGTCGATAATGCCGATGATATTACGTTGCTCTTTGGCGTCACTAGACTGTCAGACTATCTTCCATTTAGTCGAAAGGGCTCGATTCTGTTTACAACGCGGAATCATATGACCGTAGTGAAGCTAGACATCCCGAAAAGTGGTGTCCTCACCCTAGCGGAGATGAGCAGAACCGAGGCCACGGAACTATTGCAGACGAACTTGACGTCAAACCAGACGAGTGATATTGAAAGCAAcatggagctgcttgacttCCTGACCGACTTGCCACTAGCCATCAAGCAGGCGTCGGCTTACATGGCCGAGACGGGAATCACAACGGCACGATATCTCCATCATTATCGGTCCAGCGATAAAAATATGATCACGCTACTTAGTAGGGATTTCAAGGACCAGGGCCGCTACCAGACCATGAGAAATCCGGTCGCCACAACCTGGCTAATCTCCTTCGACCATGTCTCACGGGATAAACCACTTGCAGCCCGATATCTGAGATTTCTGTGCCTCCTTGGGGAGAAAGACATCCCTACATCTttgctgccaccaccagAAAGTGAGTTAGACATGGACGAGGCGATTGGCACGCTCAGAGCATATGCATTCATTACTCAGCGGGAGGGGCAAGATTCGATCGATATGCACCGGCTTGTTCGACTAGCGATGCAAAACTGGCTAGGGAACGAGGAACTGAAGAGCTCTGTGACGTCTGCGATACAGCGGCTTAATCAAGCGTTTCCGTTTCCAGAGCACGAGAACAGGGATATGTGGATGAGATATTTACCGCACGCACAAGCCGCACTGGAGTTTCGGGAGCACGCCGAAGGTGGGAAAGTGGACGCTAGTCTTTTGTATAGTGTGGCCGAAAGTTATTCCTTACTAGGACGATATCAGAAGGCAGAGCAGATGCATCGACAGTCGCTACAGGTTTACGAGACggtgctaggcaaagaccatccggacaCACTTTCTAGCATAAACAGCCTCGCAAATGCGCTTAAAAACCTGGGGAAgtacgaggaggccgagcggatgcatcggcagacactccagcttcgtcagaaggtgctgggcaaagaccatccgcgcacacttgacagcatgaacaacctcgcCAATGTGCTTAGACATCTGGGGAAgtacgaggaggccgagcagatgcattggcagacactcgagcttcgTCAGAAGGTGCtgggcaaagaccatccggacaCACTTTCCAGCATGGACAGCCTCGCAAATGTGCTTAGACATCTGGGGGAgtacgaggaggccgagcagatgcatcggcagacactcgagcttcgTGAGAAGGTGCtgggcaaagaccatccgcgcacacttgacagcatgaacaacctcgcaAATGTGCTTAGACATCTGGGGGAgtacgaggaggccgagcagatgcattggcagacactcgagcttcgTCAGAAGGTGCTGGGCAAAGATCATCCGCGcacacttgacagcatgaacaacctcgcaCTTGTGCTTGATAATCTGGGGAAgtacgaggaggccgagcagatgcatcggcagGAATGGAAGTTAACAGagaaggtgctaggcaaagaccatccgtCCACACTTtccagcatgaacaacctcgcaAATGTGCTTGGTAATCTGGGGAAGTACGAGGAGGctgagcagatgcatcggcagGAATGGAAGTTAACAGagaaggtgctaggcaaagaccatccggacaCACTTGGCAGCATGTACAACCTCGCAAATGTGCTTGGTAATCTGgggaagtatgaggaggccgagcagatgcatcggcagGAATGGAAGTTAACAGagaaggtgctaggcaaagaccatccggacaCACTTTCTAGCATAAACAGCCTCGCAATTGTGCTTGATAATCTGgggaagtatgaggaggccgagcaaatgcatcggcagacactcgagcttcgTGAGGAGGTGCtgggcaaagaccatccgtCGACGCGAAGAAGTCGGAGGAATTTTGAAAACTGCTTGAGGGCGAAGACATCTCCTTAA
- a CDS encoding HNH endonuclease domain-containing protein translates to MSAANSQQVSTTTSSDSDGPTLNLKTPRTPFRSIRESHQTFFLHPGYPEKHNILLILPALDSGGIHHETARIACAILANSRWDGFLSLTKDGPKLEEPRDAVLPSRRYYFRIEGDDRYPVVPSFDNFPCPLELPDSWCEDLAPIEQSSVDDVGKRDQICRVTGSSLPNENAHIIPQAQSEWWQRNSMFAYTVNADQGFDTKCADNTILVRRDTHKMWDDHRFAIVPKAGKWVAHVLWNSPTVELEEYYHNLELQPLRGVSRYFLLCRFALAILSKSAFLSQGVPRRLITIVESGSTRVRSMSADEYRGMFNTSRANSRSQSPKKRQRSTQNEKEGDEHIEHPYTETLFEMGSDLDEPERGRPRKRRCSWDDDSVRIGMSETSKRWQSSSNHDYLETPPRSTSPIRT, encoded by the exons ATGTCGGCAGCCAACTCACAACAGGTATCGACAACGACAAGTTCAGATTCAGACGGCCCAACGCTCAACTTGAAAACACCCCGCACGCCTTTCAGGTCCATACGAGAATCACACCAAACGTTCTTCCTCCATCCTGGCTACCCTGAAAAGCATAACATTCTTCTCATTCTTCCGGCTCTCGACTCAGGTGGAATTCACCATGAAACAGCACGCATCGCATGTGCCATTCTTGCTAATTCCAGATGGGACGGCTTTCTATCGCTAACAAAAGACGGCCCAAAGCTCGAGGAGCCCCGCGATGCTGTTCTTCCGTCGCGCCGATATTACTTTCGTATAGAAGGAG ATGACCGATATCCCGTTGTACCATCTTTTGACAACTTTCCATGCCCCCTCGAGCTCCCTGATTCATGGTGTGAGGACCTCGCTCCGATTGAACAGAGCAGTGTGGACGATGTGGGCAAACGGGACCAGATTTGTCGAGTAACTGGCTCTTCACTGCCAAACGAAAACGCGCACATTATTCCCCAGGCCCAGAGTGAATGGTGGCAACGAAATAGTATGTTTGCGTACACCGTAAATGCGGATCAAGGTTTCGACACGAAGTGTGCCGACAATACAATCCTTGTCCGACGCGACACACATAAGATGTGGGATGATCATCGATTCGCTATCGTGCCTAAGGCAGGGAAATGGGTTGCTCATGTCCTTTGGAACAGCCCAACGGTGGAATTAGAAGAATATTACCACAACCTCGAGCTTCAACCACTTCGCGGTGTATCGAGATacttcctcctctgccgATTTGCTCTTGCTATCCTGTCTAAGAGCGCTTTTCTTAGTCAAGGTGTCCCGCGTCGATTAATAACCATAGTAGAGTCAGGGTCTACCCGCGTCCGTTCCATGTCGGCAGACGAGTACCGTGGCATGTTCAATACAAGTCGCGCGAACAGCCGAAGCCAAAGCCCGAAGAAGCGACAACGATCGACACAGAATGAGAAAGAAGGGGATGAACATATCGAGCATCCATACACAGAGACACTCTTCGAGATGGGAAGCGACCTAGACGAACCTGAGCGGGGTAGACCTCGAAAAAGGAGGTGCTCATGGGATGACGATTCAGTTAGAATCGGGATGAGCGAGACTTCCAAACGGTGGCAATCATCCAGTAACCACGACTATTTGGAGACGCCACCACGATCTACAAGCCCAATAAGAACTTGA